The Watersipora subatra chromosome 1, tzWatSuba1.1, whole genome shotgun sequence genome has a window encoding:
- the LOC137408286 gene encoding tyrosine-protein phosphatase non-receptor type 13-like, which produces MPGLMAALASLLDVLEVKGCAISESELWSVLSVTAEALQDVLFKGNILEREMPRIFPTPSTIYMRPDGKVTLDSMSPDKFLNSDYCAPEWRTGARSTPTESSLEKLWIFALGMSLYKAADYNRGQHEDLDISTELHAILSDMCEENADLRLTLTQIMQLSSSHTAGHMIESFSIHIMRMYELVFGSADNISSLGQLSNPSSITSSPHASRESRYDIRPAPVGTSAATEDAFSHSSSAKPVIAHQQAGLHMPSHHKSVPTQSMAIEDSLRLAKLRLHNRSANIPQTSHRHQFGVGSKLLQGLRKSMPALHLNNPLTARAPTAPVMSDSYLQHAYERMLQRRSLLTAIRQSISNEDLVDPLMYLNEQQLHHISDLQASANSLHHGVFHPRQYNQENYMPLPRSRPHSAYQMERPHSSYLPDRPKSAHPALAGETIDEADGALSDPIIKEAMKSSAELNLYPQKRSPLTPVIQDSVQRAPRGPSGDRKELRPKSVNKSKPSASKGMKGGPEFVRLAAKPIRKLKDFLPQKSSSKAATVSVLIELLNGERLQLYCPSTTTGQLLFDVLLREIQLPEFFYFGLTHIMGGEHIFLDSKKKVEKYIPNLKKSVRGKSIGSGALTVHQRVKYYVRSVSMIKHRSTQHLLYLQLRRDIVEDRLRGDDKELITLTGLALQAEYGDYDISKHHLNYFIVSYYFPQRIKDTLLCDSVLCDTVLCDTLLCDSVLCDTVLCDTLLCDSVLCDSMLCDSLLCDSVLCDTVLCDTVLCDTLLCDSMLCDSVLCDSVLCDSMLCDTVLCDTLLCDSMLCDSVLCDSVLCDSVLCDSVLCDSVLCDTVLCDSVLCDSVLCDSVLCDSGLCDSVLCDSVLILKKMDKHRQVLINKHAACSGLTVTEAEYKFIEGAMELHEYGIHFYSAYRARNDPLSHSWVGVASRGLALAEKRGQQRLIVQRCSWDNIEKLSFNKEKFTIKPHLHTDDPSKIHRYTESYKKCKYLIWLSEEQHTYQVQSMTRGDYHQAAIAAGAVPLMTDYEQEDYEVEKDYDDDVYDGEVLDEASSYQFHQGDPESTGVYDIQPAKSTVSQQIIPTAGDVLARPSSRRKEIGEESIVEGIAEHGLSPPNMEETLSDSLHARFDAIPSDSPEKQFTVVKLQRDPVAGVGIRLAGGGSSGIFVASLVPGGPAHRNGLMRVGDRIVAINGRSTEVISQAHAMELIKKSNDVVEIIISQAISDVTDRASLHPSNSDEPSPSGYQSTDGSHTPPRSQTPNLMESELIRSALRAELDAEVAALKAGPQDTNDEMSLQYQQGLAKYHPRQRGSLQAPIQLSSPTHDIKLSMQTQRLDSSTIKQELDGISSEEPSTPRAGVLKSPTVTNIDDISTGESDAEDVSTLPAVSKHVAGGVHSSHIGSMSSTDAETSDTGSRRLSAFATPTKKAQALSVHKTAIAPAQANLSSQTRYSTRGLKGDENKESYQMPNADSPSVSSTLSEHESDMYNSLNVSQLTGENGLWHGHSYSRDTESDTTAMSDVSSKGVITTAASEMQGRKPDYQSSQPPLSYDSDELSEEISEMMSGPAPNLARNMTPSGHSLAASGDSLTSTPIEPSGLQVKLKTPIDDRLEAGDAYELTLHKINQSLGLNVTGGINTSVKHGGIYVKSLVPRGAADMSARVRIGDRLMSVNSIHLTSVTHKQAVETLRSASNPVSLVLQRGDSSVSSPLVPPNLCTIESTLLFTCFIRVGSKRPTSSPDLASPMSESRDSTATPRAEINNFTPDIEKLPVVREGKCMLVELTKGKTGLGFSVCGGRSTSTDSSASLMRVKKIFPRGSAALSGQLNVGDIILRVNDKSVEGLSHNETVQVLRTAPAIVKLFICRPDPRLLSPLPDAAMSSSSLGDQLEEVSGEPATRQTSRDQSRESTLTKTHSQDSTLTKSSGSASLTQSMTKFSASQSNEPTLSKSYRGSARSFDESQTTVESSSPSRLLTDSGDSRDSRLSASDMNDARSSISATSTATYGTQESSTSKDTVLTALKSPPVQEFEASLKARRGVDYSLPTPIRELDDMLDDNTSVRTSRSHSPQFLSRRSSIGQSGQRLPREPEVIAISDQRLAVSASQDLGSDEESTTTTGSEDESSSGSSGSSDTSSSTADIPNSSLPEAPAVMPDPELQPVVFSISSLSRSSSPSTEDSISPRVVSVTLEKDSFGGLGFSVAGAATLGGCYIKKIIKDPALSDGTLKAGDRLLEVNGLNISKLSNPAAVALIKNQPTTVRITVLRPVDSSDAPAKPPRTNNLLKNVAAAAHALALGSQGAETSPSPPHLPSVNEVSSSSQPETSLPELMVCQQDMLEYAL; this is translated from the exons ATGCCAGGATTAATGGCTGCACTTGCAAGCCTGCTGGATGTGTTGGAAGTGAAAGGTTGTGCCATTAGTGAATCGGAACTTTGGAGTGTATTGTCTGTGACAGCGGAGGCTTTGCAAGATGTCCTTTTTAAAG GGAATATCTTGGAAAGAGAAATGCCTAGGATATTTCCTACACCAAGCACGATATACATGAGACCAGATGGAAAGGTCACTTTGGATAGTATGTCACCTGATAAGTTTCTCAACAGTGACTATTGTGCTCCTGAGTGGCGAACAGGAGCTCGTTCGACGCCAACTGAGTCTAGTTTAGAAAAA tTATGGATATTTGCTTTGGGGATGAGTCTGTACAAGGCAGCGGACTACAACAGAGGTCAGCATGAG GATCTGGACATCAGCACTGAGCTGCATGCCATCTTGTCAGATATGTGTGAGGAGAATGCAGACCTTCGTCTCACCTTGACGCAGATTATGCAGCTGAGTTCATCACACACCGCTGGTCACATGATCGAGTCCTTTAGCATCCACATCATGAGAATGTATGAGCTGGTCTTCGGATCCGCTGACAAC ATTTCCTCTTTGGGCCAGTTATCTAACCCCTCCAGCATTACCTCGTCTCCTCATGCTAGTCGCG AATCTCGATATGATATACGCCCTGCACCAGTTGGCACTTCCGCAGCCACAGAAGACGCATTCAGTCACTCTTCTTCAGCTAAGCCTGTGATTGCTCATCAGCAGGCGGGGCTGCACATGCCCTCTCATCACAAATCTGTTCCTACTCAAAGCATGGCCATAGAGGACAGTCTGAGGCTAGCAAAACTTAGGTTGCATAATAGATCGGCTAATATACCCCAGACATCCCATAGACATCAATTTGGTGTTGGAAGCAAATTGCTGCAGGGTCTACGCAAATCTATGCCAGCTCTTCATTTGAACAATCCTTTGACAGCTAGAGCACCTACAGCACCTGTCATGAGTGACAGTTATCTGCAACATGCTTACGAAAGGATGCTTCAGCGCCGGTCTTTGCTTACAGCCATTAG GCAGAGCATAAGCAATGAGGATCTAGTAGACCCTCTAATGTACCTGAATGAGCAGCAGTTGCATCATATCAGTGACCTGCAAGCCTCTGCCAACTCTTTACATCACGGAGTATTTCATCCCCGTCAGTACAATCAGGAGAACTACATGCCCTTGCCTAGGTCACG ACCACACAGCGCGTATCAGATGGAGAGACCACACAGCAGTTATCTGCCAGATAGACCCAAAAGTGCTCACCCAGCACTTGCAGG TGAGACAATAGATGAAGCCGACGGAGCCTTGAGTGATCCAATAATAAAGGAAGCCATGAAGTCTAGCGCTGAGCTCAACCTTTACCCTCAGAAAAGGTCTCCGCTGACTCCTGTCATACAGGACTCTGTTCAGAGAGCCCCTAGAGGACCTTCGGGTGATCGCAAGGAATTACGTCCCAAATCTGTGAACAAAAGCAAACCTAGTGCCAGCAAG GGCATGAAAGGTGGTCCAGAATTTGTAAGGCTTGCAGCTAAGCCAATCAGGAAGCTTAAAGATTTCTTGCCG CAAAAGTCAAGCAGTAAAGCCGCCACAGTTTCAGTTCTCATAGAATTACTCAATGGAGAAAGATTACAACTCTATTGCCCCTCAACCACTACTGGACAGCTTCTCTTTGATGTACTGTTGAGAGAGATTCAACTGCCTGAGTTCTTCTACTTTGGTCTCACCCATATCATGG GTGGAGAGCATATTTTTCTAGACTCAAAAAAGAAGGTAGAAAAATACATACCTAATCTAAAAAAATCTGTTAGAGGCAAGTCGATAGGTAGTGGAGCGCTTACTGTTCATCAAAGGGTCAAGTACTATGTCAGATCTGTCTCAATGATCAA GCACCGCAGCACGCAGCACTTACTCTACCTGCAGTTGAGGAGAGATATTGTGGAGGATAGACTGAGAGGAGATGACAAAGAGCTCATCACCCTTACGGGCCTTGCCTTGCAGGCCGAGTATGGAGACTATGATATCAGCAAGCACCACCTCAACTATTTCATTGTCAGCTATTACTTTCCTCAAAG AATCAAAGACACACTGCTGTGTGACTCAGTGCTGTGTGACACAGTGCTGTGTGACACACTGCTGTGTGACTCAGTGCTGTGTGACACAGTGCTGTGTGACACACTGCTGTGTGACTCAGTGCTGTGTGACTCGATGCTGTGTGACTCCCTGCTGTGTGACTCAGTGCTGTGTGACACAGTGCTGTGTGACACAGTGCTGTGTGATACACTGCTGTGTGACTCAATGCTGTGTGACTCAGTGCTGTGTGACTCGGTGCTGTGTGACTCGATGCTGTGTGACACAGTGCTGTGTGATACACTGCTGTGTGACTCAATGCTGTGTGACTCGGTGCTGTGTGACTCGGTGCTGTGTGACTCGGTGCTGTGTGACTCGGTGCTGTGTGACTCGGTGCTGTGTGACACAGTGCTGTGTGACTCAGTGCTGTGTGACTCAGTGCTGTGTGATTCAGTGCTGTGTGATTCAGGGCTGTGTGACTCAGTGCTGTGTGATTCAGTGCT GATACTGAAAAAGATGGACAAGCACCGACAGGTTCTAATCAACAAGCATGCAGCTTGCTCTGGACTTACTGTAACAGAAGCtgaatacaaatttattgag GGTGCTATGGAACTGCATGAATACGGTATACATTTCTACAGCGCATACAGG GCTCGCAATGATCCCCTCTCTCATTCCTGGGTTGGAGTTGCTTCTCGAGGTCTGGCACTCGCTGAGAAGAGAGGCCAGCAAAG GTTGATTGTGCAGAGATGCTCGTGGGACAACATAGAGAAGTTGTCCTTCAACAAGGAGAAGTTTACGATCAAGCCTCATCTTCATACAGATGATCCTAGCAAGATTCATCGTTACACTGAGTCGTACAAAAA ATGCAAGTACTTGATCTGGCTGTCAGAGGAGCAGCACACTTACCAGGTGCAGAGTATGACAAGGGGAGACTATCACCAAGCAGCCATCGCCGCAGGTGCTGTCCCACTAATGACCGATTATGAACAGGAGGACTACGAAGTCGAAAAAGACTATGATGATGATGTCTATGATGGAGAG GTGCTCGATGAGGCCTCGTCCTATCAGTTTCATCAGGGAGACCCTGAATCTACAGGTGTGTATGACATACAGCCGGCTAAAAGCACGGTGAGTCAGCAAATTATACCAACTGCGGGTGATGTCTTAGCAAGACCTAGTAGCAGGCGGAAAGAGATAGGAGAGGAATCTATAGTGGAGGGTATTGCAGAGCATGGCTTGAGTCCGCCAAACATGGAGGAAACTCTCTCAG ATTCATTGCACGCGAGGTTTGATGCCATTCCTTCTGACAGCCCGGAGAAGCAGTTCACTGTTGTCAAGCTTCAGAGAGACCCTGTTGCGGGTGTTGGCATACGTCTTGCTGGAGGAGGATCTTCGGGAATATTTGTAGCTTCTCTGGTGCCAGGAGGCCCGGCACACCGCAATGGCCTCATGCGGGTTGGAGATAGAATCGTTGCCATCAATGGCCGAAGTACTGAAG TAATCAGCCAAGCGCATGCGATGGAACTCATCAAGAAGTCTAATGATGTGGTAGAGATAATAATCTCTCAGGCTATATCTGATGTGACTGATCGAGCTTCTCTTCATCCTTCCAACTCTGATGAACCTTCGCCCTCAGGCTATCAGTCTACTGATGGATCGCACACTCCTCCAAGGTCTCAGACTCCCAATCTGATGGAAAGCGAACTGATACGATCGGCG TTGAGGGCAGAGCTCGATGCCGAAGTGGCGGCGCTTAAGGCTGGCCCACAGGATACGAACGATGAGATGAGTTTGCAGTATCAACAAGGGCTAGCTAAATATCATCCAAGGCAGCGGGGCAGTCTACAGGCACCCATACAACTTTCTTCACCAACCCATGACATCAAGCTCTCTATGCAGACTCAAAGACTGGACTCATCAACAATCAAGCAAGAGCTAGATGGAATCAGCTCGGAGGAGCCATCAACACCTCGAGCAGGTGTCTTGAAGTCTCCAACTGTTACCAACATAG ATGACATTAGCACAGGAGAATCGGATGCTGAAGATGTCTCAACTCTTCCCGCTGTAAGCAAACATGTTGCCGGAGGAGTTCACTCCTCCCACATAGGGTCTATGTCATCAACTGATGCCGAAACATCAGATACAGGCAGCAGGAGATTGTCAGCATTTGCTACTCCCACTAAGAAAGCGCAAGCTTTATCTGTTCATAAGACCGCCATTGCGCCAGCTCAGGCTAATCTCTCCTCTCAGACTAGGTATAGTACGAGAGGGCTGAAGGGTGATGAGAATAAAGAAAGTTATCAGATGCCTAATGCTGACTCCCCCAGCGTGAGCAGCACTCTATCAGAGCATGAGAGTGATATGTACAATTCCCTAAATGTTAGCCAGCTTACAGGAGAAAACGGGCTGTGGCATGGACACTCGTACAGCAGAGATACTGAATCTGACACCACCGCTATGTCTGATGTATCTAGCAAAGGGGTTATAACTACTGCTGCTTCTGAG ATGCAAGGACGGAAACCAGATTACCAATCCTCTCAGCCCCCTCTCTCTTATGACTCTGATGAACTCTCAGAAGAGATCTCTGAGATGATGTCAGGCCCTGCACCCAACCTCGCTAGAAACATGACACCTTCTGGCCACTCTCT CGCTGCTTCAGGGGACAGTCTGACTAGCACCCCTATTGAACCCAGTGGTCTACAAGTTAAACTAAAGACCCCTATAGATGATCGTCTGGAAGCGGGAGATGCGTATGAGCTGACCTTGCATAAAATAAACCAATCACTTGGCCTTAATGTAACA GGAGGCATCAACACGAGTGTGAAACACGGAGGCATCTACGTTAAGTCACTGGTGCCACGAGGTGCTGCCGACATGTCAGCACGTGTGCGGATAGGTGATCGGTTGATGAGTGTCAACTCCATCCATCTTACATCCGTCACACACAAGCAAGCCGTAGAGACTCTGAGAAGTGCATCTAACCCTGTTAGCCTTGTTCTACAGAGAGGCGA TTCCTCAGTTTCATCCCCACTTGTACCACCAAACCTGTGCACTATCGAGTCTACACTTCTGTTTACCTGTTTCATTAGA GTTGGTAGCAAGAGGCCTACATCTTCACCAGACCTAGCTAGTCCAATGAGTGAAAGTAGAGACTCTACAGCCACACCTCGTGCTGAGATTAATAACTTTACACCAGATATCGAGAAACTGCCTGTAGTAAGAGAGG GTAAATGCATGCTTGTGGAGCTAACAAAGGGTAAAACCGGATTAGGATTCAGTGTTTGTGGAGGACGGAGCACATCAACTGACTCGAGTGCATCCCTGATGAGAgtgaaaaaaatatttcctCGCGGCTCTGCTGCTCTCAGTGGTCAGCTGAATGTCGGAGATATTATATTACGAGTGAATGATAAGTCAGTCGAGGGTCTGTCGCATAAT GAAACTGTTCAAGTGCTGAGGACTGCACCAGCGATTGTCAAACTCTTCATATGCCGACCTGACCCACGCCTCCTCTCACCACTTCCTGACGCAGCTATGTCATCCTCATCTCTAGGAGATCAACTCGAGGAGGTGTCTGGTGAACCGGCGACACGACAGACTTCAAGGGACCAATCAAGAGAGTCTACATTAACAAAGACGCATTCGCAAGACTCTACTTTGACCAAATCTTCTGGCAGCGCATCACTTACCCAGTCTATGACAAAATTTTCAGCTAGCCAATCAAATGAGCCGACTCTTAGCAAATCATACCGAGGATCTGCGCGCAGTTTTGATGAATCACAAACTACAGTAGAATCCAGCAGCCCGTCGCGATTGCTCACTGATTCAGGGGATTCCAGGGATTCCAGACTGTCAGCTTCTGATATGAATGATGCAAGGTCTTCCATTTCAGCCACATCCACAGCTACATATGGCACTCAG GAATCGAGTACAAGCAAGGATACCGTGCTTACAGCCCTTAAGTCACCCCCAGTTCAAGAATTTGAGGCTAGCTTGAAAGCAAGACGGGGTGTAGACTACAGCCTTCCTACTCCGATCAGAGAATTAGATGACATGCTAGATGACAACACATCTGTTCGTACATCCAG GAGTCACTCTCCACAATTCCTTTCTCGAAGGAGCTCAATAGGCCAGAGTGGACAGAGGCTGCCAAGAGAACCTGAAGTTATAGCAATCAGTGATCAGAGGCTAGCTGTATCAGCCAGTCAGGATTTGGGTAGTGATGAGGAGAGCACAACAACTACTGGTTCAG AAGATGAGTCAAGCTCTGGAAGCTCAGGGAGCTCTGATACCAGCTCAAGCACAGCTGATATTCCTAACTCATCACTGCCTGAAGCACCTGCTGTCATGCCTGATCCAGAGCTTCAGCCAGTTGTCTTCAGCATATCCAGTCTTTCGCGGTCTTCATCGCCATCCACCGAGGACTCCATCTCACCAAGA GTTGTCTCCGTCACGTTGGAAAAAGACAGCTTTGGTGGCTTGGGGTTCTCAGTTGCTGGAGCAGCAACGCTGGGTGGATGTTATATCAAGAAAATTATCAAAGACCCTGCTCTGTCTGACGGAACACTTAAGGCTGGGGACAGGCTTCTTGAG